A region from the Acyrthosiphon pisum isolate AL4f chromosome A1, pea_aphid_22Mar2018_4r6ur, whole genome shotgun sequence genome encodes:
- the LOC100574568 gene encoding uncharacterized protein LOC100574568 — protein sequence MSGTMRESPSDFRNGDLISRLLAATPPYQTNSTFVPPGLYFSEMLKRFVQAKSCVPLSLNKRGRKRTWKDSGKTELPSEAKQKKMDFVPIPPPSQTEPQFPLWYPPFYPSTYPPVYFKTPEAEPLNLQIRSDPLKQDRHYSAFRVPEPSKVEELENISNKHGTSYLMGNLTKIYRQVAPEEEKIIDVEGDGPETAQTEGGEKKNCKDLTALIGLELVVDYVKHGNNKDGQNDQNVKCCQNA from the coding sequence ATGTCGGGCACAATGCGCGAGTCTCCGTCGGACTTTAGAAATGGAGATTTGATAAGTCGTTTATTAGCAGCCACGCCACCGTATCAAACCAACTCTACGTTTGTACCGCCAGGattatattttagtgaaatGCTAAAAAGATTCGTACAGGCAAAATCTTGTGTACCCTTATCCTTAAATAAAAGAGGACGAAAACGGACCTGGAAGGATAGCGGAAAGACCGAACTACCGTCTGAAGCCAAGCAAAAGAAAATGGATTTCGTACCAATACCACCACCCTCACAAACGGAACCGCAATTTCCATTATGGTACCCACCATTTTATCCATCTACTTATCCGCCGGTGTATTTTAAGACTCCGGAAGCGGAACCGCTGAACTTACAAATACGTTCGGATCCGTTAAAGCAAGACAGACATTATTCGGCGTTCCGTGTACCCGAACCGTCCAAAGTCGAAGAACTCGAAAACATCAGCAATAAACACGGGACGAGTTATTTGATGGGCAACTTGACGAAAATATACAGGCAAGTGGCGCCGGAGGAGGAAAAAATTATCGATGTGGAGGGGGATGGTCCTGAAACAGCGCAAACCGAAGGtggcgaaaaaaaaaactgtaaggATTTGACGGCTCTAATCGGATTAGAATTAGTTGTAGATTACGTGAAGCACGGAAATAATAAAGACGGTCAAAATGATCAAAATGTCAAGTGTTGCCAAAATGCATag
- the LOC100161916 gene encoding poly(A) RNA polymerase gld-2 homolog A isoform X1, translating into MSNEIVLNDHRHHRHADDNCNSSGTIMTDRFRTYDSECGVNGVGDRHHWPMAFGAPRRPNKKLTTVRRPVAGGGEGPEVCQPDNGMLLLSSSSSSSSSSSSSSSPSPSQSSTSSTPSTHCYYGSFRRPNSNNVETCEAIEWEVMSKHFARLPPFIKDKNAKQFNSGNPQTNIPQHHHLQYYSDLHKLHQVAYATRNPIPRKPVVAAAAAAAHHQPCCKPWQWSPYGGPAGTFMNAYYLSEPQRYDNHAKNVILEDSLIQVDEADKLSSEVWHAYLDNRQSEGVYATKMAMWRRLSTLIKSWAPGCGLYLVGSTMNGFGGDVSDADFCLLTGCTAAAVVNTGVRQHKAVTEERHRICAVERLQWLMGLLDHERINGKVGTAEMRIVYAKVPILRFRWIGDGGCKMDVDFCCNNVVGIRNTHLLYCYSRLDYRVRPLVVTIKLWASHHNINDPKKMTLSSYSLVLMVINFLQSITPPVLPSLQCIYGMKFSSFTDIEFVHMHEQLPSSGWRSDNKQSLGELLLQFFEYYNDFNFYKHAVSVRMGSPIPLESCRMADAVKNNPGQWKFIGIEEPFEKTNTARSVNNHNVFAQIKEAITNSYNQLKETMLLDSIFC; encoded by the exons ATGTCAAACGAAA tcgtgtTAAATGACCATCGTCACCACCGGCACGCAGACGACAACTGCAACTCCTCCGGAACAATAATGACCGACCGGTTCCGGACATACGACAGCGAATGTGGCGTGAACGGCGTCGGAGACCGTCATCACTGGCCGATGGCTTTCGGGGCCCCGCGCCGGCCGAACAAAAAATTGACGACGGTCCGGAGGCCCGTCGCAGGAGGCGGCGAAGGACCGGAAGTCTGCCAACCGGACAATGGGATGTTGTTGTTGTCCTCGTCGTCctcgtcgtcttcgtcgtcgtcgtcgtcgtcgtcaccaTCACCGTCGCAGTCGTCCACGTCGTCCACTCCGTCGACGCATTGCTATTACGGCTCGTTCCGTCGTCCCAACTCCAACAACGTCGAAACCTGCGAGGCCATCGAATGGGAAGTCATGTCCAAACACTTTGCCAG ATTGCCACCatttattaaagataaaaatgcgAAACAGTTCAACAGCGGAAATCCACAAACGAATATACCACAACATCatcatttacaatattacagCGATCTGCACAAATTGCATCAGGTGGCATAC gccACCAGAAACCCTATACCTAGAAAaccggtggtggcggcggcggcggcggcggctcaTCATCAGCCGTGCTGCAAACCGTGGCAATGGAGCCCTTACGGAGGACCCGCCGGAACGTTTATGAATGCCTATTACTTGTCGGAGCCACAAAGGTATGACAATCACGCTAAGAACGTTATCCTGGAAGACTCGCTAATACAAGTGGACGAGGCAgacaaa CTGTCGTCGGAAGTCTGGCACGCGTACTTGGACAACCGCCAGTCCGAGGGCGTTTACGCAACGAAGATGGCCATGTGGCGCAGGCTGTCGACGCTGATCAAGAGCTGGGCGCCCGGCTGCGGCCTGTACCTGGTCGGGTCCACGATGAACGGTTTCGGCGGCGACGTGAGCGACGCGGATTTCTGCCTGCTCACCGGCTGCACGGCGGCCGCGGTGGTCAACACCGGTGTCCGGCAACACAAGGCCGTGACCGAGGAGCGGCACCGGATATGCGCCGTCGAGCGGCTCCAGTGGCTGATGGGATTGCTGGACCACGAGCGGATCAACGGCAAGGTCGGCACCGCGGAAATGCGCATCGTGTACGCTAAGGTGCCCATACTCAGGTTCCGGTGGATCGGCGACGGTGGCTGCAAGATGGACGTGGACTTTTGCTGCAACAACGTGGTGGGCATTCGCAACACCCATCTGTTGTACTGCTATTCGAGGC TCGATTACCGGGTCAGGCCATTAGTAGTGACCATTAAACTTTGGGCGTCCCATCACAACATCAACGATCCGAAAAAAATGACGTTATCCAGTTACTCGCTGGTGCTGATGGTTATCAATTTCTTGCAAA GCATAACGCCGCCCGTGTTACCGTCGCTGCAGTGCATCTATGGCATGAAGTTCTCGTCATTCACTGACATCGAATTCGTGCACATGCACGAACAGTTGCCTAGCAGTGGTTGGAGAAGCGACAATAAACAGAGCCTCGGCGAGTTGCTTTTGCAGTTTTTCGAATACTACAACGATTtcaa tttttataaacacGCGGTGTCTGTAAGAATGGGATCACCGATACCCCTAGAAAGCTGTCGGATGGCCGACGCGGTAAAAAACAATCCCGGACAATGGAAATTCATAGGGATCGAAG aaCCTTTTGAAAAAACGAACACAGCACGGTCTGTGAATAACCATAATGTATTTGCTCAAATCAAAGAAGCCATCACTAATAGTTACAATCAGTTGAAAGAAACGATGTTATTggattcaatattttgttag
- the LOC100161916 gene encoding poly(A) RNA polymerase gld-2 homolog A isoform X2, which yields MTDRFRTYDSECGVNGVGDRHHWPMAFGAPRRPNKKLTTVRRPVAGGGEGPEVCQPDNGMLLLSSSSSSSSSSSSSSSPSPSQSSTSSTPSTHCYYGSFRRPNSNNVETCEAIEWEVMSKHFARLPPFIKDKNAKQFNSGNPQTNIPQHHHLQYYSDLHKLHQVAYATRNPIPRKPVVAAAAAAAHHQPCCKPWQWSPYGGPAGTFMNAYYLSEPQRYDNHAKNVILEDSLIQVDEADKLSSEVWHAYLDNRQSEGVYATKMAMWRRLSTLIKSWAPGCGLYLVGSTMNGFGGDVSDADFCLLTGCTAAAVVNTGVRQHKAVTEERHRICAVERLQWLMGLLDHERINGKVGTAEMRIVYAKVPILRFRWIGDGGCKMDVDFCCNNVVGIRNTHLLYCYSRLDYRVRPLVVTIKLWASHHNINDPKKMTLSSYSLVLMVINFLQSITPPVLPSLQCIYGMKFSSFTDIEFVHMHEQLPSSGWRSDNKQSLGELLLQFFEYYNDFNFYKHAVSVRMGSPIPLESCRMADAVKNNPGQWKFIGIEEPFEKTNTARSVNNHNVFAQIKEAITNSYNQLKETMLLDSIFC from the exons ATGACCGACCGGTTCCGGACATACGACAGCGAATGTGGCGTGAACGGCGTCGGAGACCGTCATCACTGGCCGATGGCTTTCGGGGCCCCGCGCCGGCCGAACAAAAAATTGACGACGGTCCGGAGGCCCGTCGCAGGAGGCGGCGAAGGACCGGAAGTCTGCCAACCGGACAATGGGATGTTGTTGTTGTCCTCGTCGTCctcgtcgtcttcgtcgtcgtcgtcgtcgtcgtcaccaTCACCGTCGCAGTCGTCCACGTCGTCCACTCCGTCGACGCATTGCTATTACGGCTCGTTCCGTCGTCCCAACTCCAACAACGTCGAAACCTGCGAGGCCATCGAATGGGAAGTCATGTCCAAACACTTTGCCAG ATTGCCACCatttattaaagataaaaatgcgAAACAGTTCAACAGCGGAAATCCACAAACGAATATACCACAACATCatcatttacaatattacagCGATCTGCACAAATTGCATCAGGTGGCATAC gccACCAGAAACCCTATACCTAGAAAaccggtggtggcggcggcggcggcggcggctcaTCATCAGCCGTGCTGCAAACCGTGGCAATGGAGCCCTTACGGAGGACCCGCCGGAACGTTTATGAATGCCTATTACTTGTCGGAGCCACAAAGGTATGACAATCACGCTAAGAACGTTATCCTGGAAGACTCGCTAATACAAGTGGACGAGGCAgacaaa CTGTCGTCGGAAGTCTGGCACGCGTACTTGGACAACCGCCAGTCCGAGGGCGTTTACGCAACGAAGATGGCCATGTGGCGCAGGCTGTCGACGCTGATCAAGAGCTGGGCGCCCGGCTGCGGCCTGTACCTGGTCGGGTCCACGATGAACGGTTTCGGCGGCGACGTGAGCGACGCGGATTTCTGCCTGCTCACCGGCTGCACGGCGGCCGCGGTGGTCAACACCGGTGTCCGGCAACACAAGGCCGTGACCGAGGAGCGGCACCGGATATGCGCCGTCGAGCGGCTCCAGTGGCTGATGGGATTGCTGGACCACGAGCGGATCAACGGCAAGGTCGGCACCGCGGAAATGCGCATCGTGTACGCTAAGGTGCCCATACTCAGGTTCCGGTGGATCGGCGACGGTGGCTGCAAGATGGACGTGGACTTTTGCTGCAACAACGTGGTGGGCATTCGCAACACCCATCTGTTGTACTGCTATTCGAGGC TCGATTACCGGGTCAGGCCATTAGTAGTGACCATTAAACTTTGGGCGTCCCATCACAACATCAACGATCCGAAAAAAATGACGTTATCCAGTTACTCGCTGGTGCTGATGGTTATCAATTTCTTGCAAA GCATAACGCCGCCCGTGTTACCGTCGCTGCAGTGCATCTATGGCATGAAGTTCTCGTCATTCACTGACATCGAATTCGTGCACATGCACGAACAGTTGCCTAGCAGTGGTTGGAGAAGCGACAATAAACAGAGCCTCGGCGAGTTGCTTTTGCAGTTTTTCGAATACTACAACGATTtcaa tttttataaacacGCGGTGTCTGTAAGAATGGGATCACCGATACCCCTAGAAAGCTGTCGGATGGCCGACGCGGTAAAAAACAATCCCGGACAATGGAAATTCATAGGGATCGAAG aaCCTTTTGAAAAAACGAACACAGCACGGTCTGTGAATAACCATAATGTATTTGCTCAAATCAAAGAAGCCATCACTAATAGTTACAATCAGTTGAAAGAAACGATGTTATTggattcaatattttgttag